gatttattatattttcaaaaaaaaatttaatttttattcttaaaattgttaCAGTTGTAATCACCTTCATTCCCAATAAAAACCAATATATGAATGTGATTATGGCTACAACATCAATGAGGTTtgaccttttctttcttaattaacATACCATTTTGGTATACTTCATCATTTGtccaattttaattcttaatttgttaaattgtaataataatttgcaGGCTAGAAAATATAATAGGGCGGTATATATGTTTCTAAATCTTGtagtaaaaataatagtaaataatatctttttaaaaaagaacagaaaatATAATCACTAATGAAGGGAAAATGATTAGAATGTTAAAGATGGCGATGTGCTGATGAATAATACCAATTTTTAATGCATATGTTCTATACGTTTTATAATTGTGTCCTCGAGTTCTAAAAATAACAGAcattaatgtaatttaatgtaatttaagCTAAAttgtatagtttgattgaacAGATGGGAATAGAGACGATCCGAACTTATTGTTTCAACCTGTGAGCCTCCACAACAACGTCGTGGCTCTTCGCAGCTTAGGAAACACTGCCTTCTGCGCTATTATATCCGTGGATGACcagaaaaattgtttgaatgcTACTGAATCTGACCCTACTGAAGAAACCCAATTTGAAGTTTCAGaagattatataatatatagaagaaaaatagatatcAACATTCACTATAGGCTTGGAAATGGAAGGATTTATGGGGAGAGAGTTTGGTCAATGGCCAAAGGATATGCCATTAACAAAACCGAAGAACCTGAACAAATCGAATTCACTTTCTCTTTTGAAGACGAAAGGAACATGAAATGGACCAACATATTTGCTAAACAATTTGAATCCACTAAGTATTTTAATGCTGAGTTTCCTTTGATAAAAGACGGCGAAATTACTATAGGAAATGGTACTGCTCAATCAATCATATGGGGAGAAACTtatcgtaaaaaaaaaattttgatGTCTTGTGATACCACCATCACCGTACCTCCCATGTCGAAAGTGAAGGTCAATGTTGTCGTCAAACGGGGGTTTTGTGAAGTTCCTTTTTCGTATATGCATGCCACAACTAGCGCAAAACATAGCGTAATAATACCATACAGAGACGGAGTTTTCACTGACGGAGATTTCACCGGTGTTAATTCATACCAATTTCAGATAACGACTGATGAGGAAGCACTACCTATATGAATTAAAAGGCACGAATTATTGGCATTGTCTTGTGTGTTTTAGTCCCATATGTGTGTGTAGTAATAAAGAATAATGTGGTTCAACCACACACCTTTTATATCCTTCATTTACTTAAAGTTTGTCATTTGTGTGTCCTTATGTTTGGAGGGTGTTTGTGATTCGTGTGTTacatatatttgaagtttaataataatgactgatttatatttttctatccGCTCACTCTatacactttttaaatttgttttatgttagACACTGAGATTAAGCTTATATAAATTTCTATTAGGATTTAATTTGGAATAAGAATTAGCAGatataatactaaaaaatttctttaattccAACCCGCTTaagattgttggaagaaattGTCTATTAATTAACACTAAAAATtctctttactttttataCATGAGTTAGAGTTGAACCATAATATCTCTACTAGGTAAAAAGTTTCATAATACACTTGTATCACCGTTAtcgtttaaaaatatacattcattaataaacatgaaaagaaaccAAATACGAAAGACACAAATGTACATTTACTTTATGCGATAAATTAATTCGACTTCTATGAATATTGTTTGTCGTGTAGTTATGAGCCACCATTAGATCTATTTAGAAGtgctttaaattaaaatataggttTTGGGAagttgaataaattaattccTAGCCGTTTCGTCATCTTTATGCTTGTGTGTGTTAGTACGTTGTGTAATTTACTTTCATTGTTCTTATAATGTCTTACAATTGCAGATgctttctatatattttcctATAAAATTGACATGGATGTGAGAGGTCTAAgaacattttcttttggtaaagaaaatagatatatCCAAGTTCAAGTGGTAGTGGTAAGGGTGGTCTTTTCACACAAAATTAAGTGCATGATAGAAAGTAATTTGGGAAAAGGTGAGTAAAGAGATAATAATTTGGGAGGTAATTAAGgcaatatatatgtgtgtgttatGTGGAAAGTGAGTTAAAAcaacacaataataataggtagtagtaaaataataacatgAGACATGATACGATCATATAGAttccaattaaattatgaattttattcctacattttataaaaatatttttcaaaggaAGTGGctacctaattttttttttaatgaaattatattaaaagattatttaatctaatttcacattttttattattattttaatttttccaaGATACTAACAATGTATCAATCAATAATCCTTCTAGTATGTTAGTTGTATGTATCAAATATCATTGACTTCATGATATTGCCTCTTTGGATTTGTTGTTCTGAGATAAaatcacaaattttatttttatgtcgAATATAATGCTCATTTgaactttaattaataatattaaataccATATTAGATACCATATTAGATAACATGATAAAGCTCAATCTCAAAAAAAGACACCAAATACCAAGGTCCCAACTgaatagttttgaaatattaaatctaATCTCTACATTATATATTGGTTTTCATTCACAAGTCCTATACAAGAAATTTCCttaataatttcattgttATCCTTTGCTTCACTTGTTATtgatttaactattttaggattatattatttcctttttctatttatgtGAAAATTCTTTAATATTCATCCCACTTTCATTTCCATTCTATATACATACGCACTGCAAGAAAATAGTGTAATCAATTTGAACGTGTAGATAAgattatgaatttttatttttaaaatttgtagtgTGTTTAAGTTTcgaatttataaattaatctTTACCTATATACACGTGTAGATAAGTTCGAAAGTTACACactacaaatttttaaatttttttttgaaatttgtagggagatatatatacttttgaacAAGTAGAATTCTATATCTCTCTATGTATAAGTTAGTTTTGggttaatattaaattaattgaagtgTTTAGgtgttaaataatttaacaCACCATTGTTTGAATGTGAGTTTGATGCAGTAGATCGGACCCAAGATGGAAAAAGTGCAAGTGGGAACACTATTCTTGGGAGGAAGGCATTCATGTCAAGGTCAAGTTCATTCACCGTTACAAAAGTTTCTGAGTTACGAAATGGAGTGTGGGAAGGGGGCAAATCGTAAATGTCATCGATACTCCTGGTAGTTAACCAAAACAtacaaatgagtttttttatctAGTGTACCGATAAGTTGTCAATAGGATATATACTCTTCCAAAGAGAGTATGAAATCTTGTTGTTTTCCTTGAAGACTATGATGTCAGTTTTGCTTGAGCCAAATTGATGGAACACTACAATTTTGGGTTTTATTttgacaaacaaaattatataaagtgTTTTACAAgcattaatatatttaatttaaaatttaggccaaaagtattgaaaattttatcaaaatgatCACCTATGCTAaacaacttattttctttttttatgatttaatcaTTAGAGTAGACTACGCAGCAAGGAAAATATCGAGATACGTTCACATGACAAAGTAAGGTATTCatgtcatttttatttgttttttctgtaACGAATCAATTTTctcaagaagaagaataaatcatTCGAACCTTACAAACATTATTCATAACCAAAATTATGGACTACACTATTCTCCTCTTCACTGGAGGTGATGATCTCGAAGAAGACGGCAACGCCCTAGAATACTACTTTACACATGATTCTCCTGATTCCTTAAAGGACATCGTAGCATCTTGCAAAAATCGTTGCGTACTTTTTGATAACAAGACTGAGTGTGAATCAAAAAAATGTGAACAAATGGGGAAGTTGATGGAGATGGTGAATGAGGTAAGGAAGGTAAATGGAGGACAACCTTACATGCATGACTTATGTTCTAGTATGACAGTTGaaacaaagttaaaagagGTTAAGACCAAACTTGAAAAACAATTGCAAGAGGATGAAAAGGATGCAAGAATTATAGGTGAAAAGAGAGGGGAAGAGaatgtaaaggaaaaaagtagGAACCTTGAAAATCAATTGGCAAAAGCAAGAGAAGAAAGAGTAAATGCAGAGAATAGAACACAAGAGATTCAACGGCAATATAATGATGAAATTAGGAGGCTCAGTCACCAACTACAAAGCGCACTTCAATGAAGGATTATTATGATTGTGTGTTAACTAATATGTGTGTGAATGTAATGCGTATGAATAAAAGTTATTGCATATGGCAGCTACATATGCTTGTGTGTTATTACTAAGATTGTAGTATTGACAATAATAAGAATTCAAATTGTTGCAACCAAACTTGGGGTATTTACTATATGTGTGAGGTGTTATATTGTTGAGGTTATGACTATATGCAGgttagaaaatatagaaactcACCCTTTCTTATATGATACAACGGGTCACTTcattttaagattataattaaaactatacaGGACTCTTTTGCAAATTGAGcaaaatatgtttgaaaaattagataaaCGGTCGGTTTagaattatttcttttacaaaaagatCAAACACAACAAATCCAATTTATGAAATGTCAACAAAGTATGGATACACCTAGTACACACCACTCTGTCCATTTGATGATCTTGATACATTTCGATGTTTCCTatttgtaaaatgaaaaaaaaattaatgtgtaACACACTTTAAATATCAGATTTTACTAATTATGTTGGTAAGGCCAGACGATAAATCTATTTAACTTATCAAAATTCTTTGAGATGTGAGAGATGAGGAAGGAAAAGTTCTTACAAATCCCCATTCCACATGTCAATAAATAGTGGAAGGAATTGGAGAGAAGGATAATAGAATTGTAGAATTAACACAAATTTTGGCCTTGATTCAAACTATCATATTATTTACAAACAAAAAGTCATGCTTATGTTCAACATTCCCATGAAAGCTCTGGATGATGGAATTTCCCTTATCCTTACAATTGAACCACTGGTGAATATGAAATGCACAACAAAAATGTTCTCCATGATATTACCCTCAACACCCGATCGCTCCTTTACAGCTTCCTTTCAAATGGACCCAAAATTCTTCACTCAATTTACTTGCAATTATTATCACTATGCAATTATTCCCCTCGGTGACTTATACCTTCTCATGTTGGATATGCAACGCCGTGGCTTCTTTGCCCTAACCCTTAATCTTTCTGAACATTTCAATGATCGCCGTGTAGTTGCTGCTCTTGAATTTCATACTTATGGTTAGTTTGATTTGATGTATCATTTCttgttgtttctttctcttcaagaatcaataataataaatactaatCTTGTTTCTTGGATTTTTCTTGCAACTTTGTTATAGGTGACGAGGAGAAACTTTCATTGGCAATGTTGCCTAATTTTATGTCCAAGAATGAGGAGGATGTAGGGGAAATTGATTATACTTACTTTGTCTCGattgaaattgaagatttCAGAAATTTGGTGAAAGAGTTCAAAAACGAGGATGAAGGTAAGATGTATAATAGTTATATAATGAATCGATGTGTGATAAAGGTACTAAAGTTCGTTGAGATATATATAGCTAGGAATTTTgttcaaagaaaatttaaaaaactcttttttcttttcctcttcatttttttttttaaacaaagacTAGTCATTTAATTTCGAAAGcatttttgtgtttgattgTATCATCTTTTTTGTGACAGTTCGTGTTGTTCTAACGAATTCATATGTCAAGTTATCGTTTGGAAGGAAAGTCATTATTCTTACTACAATggtatgttttctttttctttttttttttatattgtttgattattattcatatagtttattttgtaaacatatTACAGGTTTAATTTGTTGAGTGTGTTTCAAATAGAGTATATAATTTGGAAGAATTTATgagttaataatttaaaataatttaaatttttgtctagtaattcatttgttttcttttctaaattatattaagCCTATTAAACACATTACCATCTATTTATAAGTTgcttaaatttgtttttgttgtcaaGTTTCTACTAAAACTAAGccaaaactttgaaaaaggATAGTTTTCGtaaacttgttttgtttttaaaatttgaataagaaataatttttttttttttcttttacatgcTAATACCAACTTTAAGAGGACAAAGTTTCGAATTCAGATATGCCAacataattgaaatattatagTACACTTGTAGATCTTATATTAGTTTAAAGAGTGAGTTTGTAACcgtttttctaaacaaaaattaaggtttaaaatatgtaaaactaattatacatttattttgcagagaaaaaaatgcataattgGAGGCATTGAAGAAGGCGAAGAAATTCAAACCTCAATCAGTTTCtatccattttgttttttctacaATTTCACATCCAAAAGGGTATGGTTCTTCAAGTCCATTGATCGTGCTTTAATGCTCTCTGCTCCTATGGGATtgtattctcaaattttaacttattctCCCCAAcgattttgacttttttttccctactttcttttaaagaaatcGATTAGATATGTTCGTATAATATGTGTATATTAATGGTATTACTAATTAGATAAAGCCACCCAATAATTGTTCATTTGTTTAATTGGTGTGGTTTATTAGTACATgataacataaattatattaaaagtactcatgttaaagaaatattatttaaaagtattcaCAAGTCAAAAAAGATTAGAGTGTACCAAAATATCGATTAATGATGACAATCGCTTTTGATCTTGGTGTGTGATAAATGTGCTAAAAGAGGtgacatatattaaaaaaatgttgtaag
This DNA window, taken from Cucumis sativus cultivar 9930 chromosome 6, Cucumber_9930_V3, whole genome shotgun sequence, encodes the following:
- the LOC101217586 gene encoding immune-associated nucleotide-binding protein 9, giving the protein MDYTILLFTGGDDLEEDGNALEYYFTHDSPDSLKDIVASCKNRCVLFDNKTECESKKCEQMGKLMEMVNEVRKVNGGQPYMHDLCSSMTVETKLKEVKTKLEKQLQEDEKDARIIGEKRGEENVKEKSRNLENQLAKAREERVNAENRTQEIQRQYNDEIRRLSHQLQSALQ